Genomic window (Sulfurovum sp. NBC37-1):
GTGCCAGGTGGTGCGTATGCTCACTCATATGATAGTCAGGCAGCAGTTTGGTCACGAAGTGTTCGAAACCTCCCATAAAGAAACCTGCGATCACCGCAAGAATAGCCAACGGAGACATTGCGATCAGTACAAATTTGTACATTTCATGCGGATGAATTCCGTATTTCTTATATCTCTCGTCACCTTCAAAGGTCAGGAAGACCTGTCTGAAACTGTAGAAGGCTGTCATACCCGCTGTGACGACAAGGACAGCCCACAAAAAGAGTGTCCCCTCATTAAATGCCGTTTCAATAATGGCATCTTTGGAGAAGAAACCTGCAAAGAACGGGATACCCGCCAATGCCAATGAAGCGACACCCATATAAATATAGGTCCACTTCATCGTCTTTTTCAATCCACCCATCTTGAAGATGTCCAGTTCGTCATGCATCGCATGCATTACGTTACCTGCACCCAGGAAGAGCAGGGCTTTGAAGAAGGCGTGTGCTGCAAGGTGGAACAGTGCGATCCAGTATGCACCGAGTCCTGCCGCTGCGAACATGTAGCCAAGCTGTGAAAGTGTCGAGAAGGCGATGATACGCTTCAAGTCTCTGTTGACCAATGCCATAGAAGCTGCGAAGATCGCAACGAAAGTACCCAATGCCGCGATAAAATAACTCACTTCCGGCGTCATGGAAAAGAGCGGGTTCGCTCTGATCACAAGGAAAACACCGGCTGTTACCATGGTTGCTGCGTGAATCAGTGCCGAGACCGGCGTAGGACCTTCCATCGCATCTGTCAGCCAGGTGTGGAGCGGAAACTGCGCCGATTTACCCATCGCACCGATAAAGAGTGCGATCGCTGCCGCATTCAGTATTGAACCGCTCAGATCAGGAAGTGCTGCAAATACAACATCATACTGAAGGCTGCCTACATTCCAATAAATGATGAAGAGTCCTATCAACATACCGAGGTCGGCGATACGGTTCATAATGAATGCTTCGTTCGCTGCCCATGATGGGGAGATAGAAGGATTCTCTTCTCTGGAAACGT
Coding sequences:
- the nuoL gene encoding NADH-quinone oxidoreductase subunit L; the protein is METLVYIALFAPFVSSMFAALFGMSPRQTFVGVVASLLLFTSFLASAILAFYVATTGMPVHVTMMDWISAGDLHIPFGFVVDQVSVTMMTVVTLVSTVVHIYSIGYMDHDKSFNRFFSYLSAFVFSMMILVMSDNFAGLFIGWEGVGVCSWLLIGFWYHKEDVSREENPSISPSWAANEAFIMNRIADLGMLIGLFIIYWNVGSLQYDVVFAALPDLSGSILNAAAIALFIGAMGKSAQFPLHTWLTDAMEGPTPVSALIHAATMVTAGVFLVIRANPLFSMTPEVSYFIAALGTFVAIFAASMALVNRDLKRIIAFSTLSQLGYMFAAAGLGAYWIALFHLAAHAFFKALLFLGAGNVMHAMHDELDIFKMGGLKKTMKWTYIYMGVASLALAGIPFFAGFFSKDAIIETAFNEGTLFLWAVLVVTAGMTAFYSFRQVFLTFEGDERYKKYGIHPHEMYKFVLIAMSPLAILAVIAGFFMGGFEHFVTKLLPDYHMSEHTHHLALVLGLIVLVFAVGGIVLAYKKYYKGLVRDEKLENSFIYKLLANQYYIPNLYEAVITKPYAMLSEMMWKDVDMKIVDASVDGIAKFLYKSGDSSRKMQTGNLSNYLNWMAVGAVLLLVVAVISAMFV